One window of Aquila chrysaetos chrysaetos chromosome W unlocalized genomic scaffold, bAquChr1.4 W_unloc_1, whole genome shotgun sequence genomic DNA carries:
- the LOC121232851 gene encoding uncharacterized protein LOC121232851: MGDSKIARLGKEALFDFLEKHKARPSVLEIDWAQGNWYNLQSVVDRMVALQKDARVRSGKGKAIVCAVLGASLAAAVEDRDCHLTAESQVIESLQNLVQSLMGQVAGLKAQLEAEKNQVKHLQIALKEQLLAGTVREEIPPRSEIGYPFKDLQAAKERVEKLELPSLRPLVKTEYTYDDEQDQFPQVTTKEVPYTATELAKLKKEFGRTPKESETEYVWRVSLSGGDQILLSEKEAEGYWGPGVFLTTGNHRSPWSLTQRAAYWAGGLNPLERGDPLAITGTIDQLVESVQKAACLQMMYDRKLEPRQESPMMMLVDPEQMTPLIRGLPDSLKPIGIQLQGKIQAMPQGESVGAASGGFTPDQHRRPPDKKIWTWGEVAQELINYGRKYGPVNPPATKTDSRGLRRTEVKIVPCPGSDKRTPLAKPPGGRDIPNKRNILWARGYQKGIPRSLMDGMPTDKLEKLVTAWPDKPVNRKVDFENTTLSTPSLIDLSETNATQEPAGN, from the coding sequence ATGGGTGATAGCAAAATTGCCCgtttggggaaagaagctttgtttgattttttagaaaaacataaagcgcGACCCTCTGTGCTTGAGATAGACTGGGCTCAGGGAAATTGGTATAATCTGCAGAGCGTTGTTGATCGGATGGTCgctttacagaaagatgctAGAGTGcggtcagggaaaggaaaagcaattgtctGTGCCGTTCTCGGTGCCAGTCTGGCCGCAGCAGTGGAGGATAGGGATTGCCACCTCACTGCAGAATCTCAAGTTATTGAATCCCTCCAAAATCTTGTTCAGTCCCTTATGGGACAAGTGGCGggattaaaagcacaacttgaagcagaaaagaaccaagtgaaacatttgcaaattgctcttaaggagcagctccttgcGGGTACTGTCCGTGAGGAAATTCCTCCAAGATCAGAAATTGGCTACCCCTTTaaggacctgcaggcagcaaaagagagagtggAGAAGTTAGAGCTGCCTTCATTGCGACCTttagtcaaaactgaatatacttATGATGATGAGCAAGACCAGTTCCCCCAAGTTACAACTAAAGAGGTCCCCTATACTGCCACTGAgttggcaaaactaaaaaaggaatttggccgAACCCCTAAGGAGTCAGAAACGGAGTATGTGTGGAGAGTATCATTGTCGGGGGGTGACCAGATTTTGTTAAGtgaaaaggaggcagaagggtattggggaccgggagtgtttttAACTACTGGGAATCACCGTTCCCCCTGGTCTTTAACCCAACGGGCAGCCTATTGGGCGGGAGGTTTGAACCCCTTGGAGAGGGGAGATCCCCTCGCGATTACGGGGACTATTGATCAATTAGTGGAGAgtgtgcaaaaggcagcttgtcTGCAGATGATGTATGATCGAAAATTGGAGCCTAGGCAGGAGTCCCCAATGATGATGTTGGTGGATCCTGAGCAAATGACTCCCCTTATACGGGGACTCCCTGATTCTCTGAAACCAATTGGTATACAATTACAAGGAAAGATACAGGCGATGCCCCAGGGCGAGAGTGTTGGGGCTGCTTCAGGAGGATTCACGCCTGATCAGCACCGCCGCCCCCCAGATAAGAAAATTTGGACTTGGGGAGAAGTGgcccaggaattaattaattacggGCGCAAATATGGTCCTGTTaaccctccagccaccaaaacagacTCCAGGGGCTTGAGGcggactgaagtaaaaatagttccGTGCCCTGGGAGTGATAAGAGAACACCCCTTGCTAAACCGCCGGGGGGGAGAGATATCCCGAACAAACGTAATATACTGTGGGCGCGGGGATACCAGAAGGGGATCCCGCGTAGCTTAATGGACGGGATGCCAacagacaaattggaaaaattggtAACAGCGTGGCCTGATAAAccagtaaacagaaaagtggattttgagaaTACTACCCTGAGCACACCTTCCCTGATTGatttatcagaaacaaatgccaCCCAAGAGCCGGCGGGAAACTAG
- the LOC121232852 gene encoding uncharacterized protein LOC121232852 — MGDSKIARLGKEALFDFLEKHKARPSVLEIDWAQGNWYNLQSVVDRMVALQKDARVRSGKGKAIVCAVLGASLAAAVEDRDCHLTAESQVIESLQNLVQSLMGQVAGLKAQLEAEKNQVKHLQIALKEQLLAGTVREEIPPRSEIGYPFKDLQAAKERVEKLELPSLRPLVKTEYTYDDEQDQFPQVTTKEVPYTATESAKLKKEFGRTPKESEMEYVWRVSLSGGDQILLSEKEAEGYWGPGVFLTTGNHRSPWSLTQRAAYWAGGLNPLERGDPLAITGTIDQLVESVQKAACLQMMYDRKLEPRQESPMMMLVDPEQMTPLIRGLPDSLKPIGIQLQGKIQAMPQGESVGAASGGFTPDQHRRPPDKKIWTWGEVAQELINYGRKYGPVNPPATKTDSRGLRRTEVKIVPCPGSDKRTPLAKPPGGRDIPNKRNILWARGYQKGIPRSLMDGMPTDKLEKLVTAWPDKPVNRKVDFENTTLSTPSLIDLSETNATQEPAGN, encoded by the coding sequence ATGGGTGATAGCAAAATTGCCCgtttggggaaagaagctttgtttgattttttagaaaaacataaagcgcGACCCTCTGTGCTTGAGATAGACTGGGCTCAGGGAAATTGGTATAATCTGCAGAGCGTTGTTGATCGGATGGTCgctttacagaaagatgctAGAGTGcggtcagggaaaggaaaagcaattgtctGTGCCGTTCTCGGTGCCAGTCTGGCCGCAGCAGTGGAGGATAGGGATTGCCACCTCACTGCAGAATCTCAAGTTATTGAATCCCTCCAAAATCTTGTTCAGTCCCTTATGGGACAAGTGGCGggattaaaagcacaacttgaagcagaaaagaaccaagtgaaacatttgcaaattgctcttaaggagcagctccttgcGGGTACTGTCCGTGAGGAAATTCCTCCAAGATCAGAAATTGGCTACCCCTTTaaggacctgcaggcagcaaaagagagagtggAGAAGTTAGAGCTGCCTTCATTGCGACCTttagtcaaaactgaatatacttATGATGATGAGCAAGACCAGTTCCCCCAAGTTACAACTAAAGAGGTCCCCTATACTGCCACTGAGTcggcaaaactaaaaaaggaatttggccgAACCCCTAAGGAGTCAGAAATGGAGTATGTGTGGAGAGTATCATTGTCGGGGGGTGACCAGATTTTGTTAAGtgaaaaggaggcagaagggtattggggaccgggagtgtttttAACTACTGGGAATCACCGTTCCCCCTGGTCTTTAACCCAACGGGCAGCCTATTGGGCGGGAGGTTTGAACCCCTTGGAGAGGGGAGATCCCCTCGCGATTACGGGGACTATTGATCAATTAGTGGAGAgtgtgcaaaaggcagcttgtcTGCAGATGATGTATGATCGAAAATTGGAGCCTAGGCAGGAGTCCCCAATGATGATGTTGGTGGATCCTGAGCAAATGACTCCCCTTATACGGGGACTCCCTGATTCTCTGAAACCAATTGGTATACAATTACAAGGAAAGATACAGGCGATGCCCCAGGGCGAGAGTGTTGGGGCTGCTTCAGGAGGATTCACGCCTGATCAGCACCGCCGCCCCCCAGATAAGAAAATTTGGACTTGGGGAGAAGTGgcccaggaattaattaattacggGCGCAAATATGGTCCTGTTaaccctccagccaccaaaacagacTCCAGGGGCTTGAGGcggactgaagtaaaaatagttccGTGCCCTGGGAGTGATAAGAGAACACCCCTTGCTAAACCGCCGGGGGGGAGAGATATCCCGAACAAACGTAATATACTGTGGGCGCGGGGATACCAGAAGGGGATCCCGCGTAGCTTAATGGACGGGATGCCAacagacaaattggaaaaattggtAACAGCGTGGCCTGATAAAccagtaaacagaaaagtggattttgagaaTACTACCCTGAGCACACCTTCCCTGATTGatttatcagaaacaaatgccaCCCAAGAGCCGGCGGGAAACTAG